AGGGGCATCAAGGGACGGCTACGCCGGCCCAAGATGCCGTCCCCCCTCCAAGCGCCGAAGGCGCGCAAGAGAGGGGGGAAGCCGCGCAGCGGCGCAGGGGGGTGTTTCTTTCAGACCGGCCGTGCCGACAGCGCCTGGCCAATGCCCTTGAGCGTGTCGCGCAGCCACTTGTGGCCCGGGTCGTGGTGCATGCGCTCGTGCCAGGTCATGCTCACGTGCACGGCCGGCACCCGAAAGGGCAGGGGCAGCGCCTGCAGCGGCATGGTCTCCTGGGACTTCTGCGCCAGGTGCTCGGGCACCACCGCGAGCAGGTTGGAGCGGGCCACCACGCCGGGCAGCAAGGTGAGGCTGGAGACCAGCAGCGCCACGCGTCGCGCCGCGCCCATGGCTTCCAGCGCTTCGTCCACCGCCACCTCCATCGTGGCGTGCGCCACTGGCGGCGCGCCCCAGCGCGCGTGGTCGGCGTCGGTGAACTGCTGCAGGCTCAGCTCGCCCTGGATCTCGGGGTGGTCCTGCCGTGCGATGCACACCATGCGCTGGGGATACAGCGTCATCTGCCGCAGTTCGGACGGCGGTGTGCGCACGAAGGCCAGCGCCATGTCGAAGTCGCCGTCGCGCAGGTATTCGGACAAGCGCCGCGGGTCGCCCGGGTGCACCGTGAAGCGCATCTTGGGCGCCTCGCGCTGGGCCACTGCCATGAGCTCGGGCAACACCACGCGCGAGATGCCGTCCGAGGACATGATGCGCCAGTGCGTGGGCGACTCTTCGGGGTTGAACTGCCCGTCGGCGAAGCCGCGGCCTTCCAGCAGGTCGGTCATTTCGCGGATGCGGCTGACCAGCTCGATCGCCCTCGGCGTGGGCTCCATGCCGGTGCTCGTCTTCACCAGCAGCACATCGCGAAACACCTCGCGCATGCGGGCCAGCGCGGCCGACATCGCCGGTTGCCCGATGTTCATGCGCTCGGCCGCGCGCGTGACGTGGCGTTCTTCCACCAGGGCCTGCAGGTACAGCAGCTGTTGGAACGTGAGGCGGTGCAGCAGCCCGGTCATGCGGCGTGTCTCCGGTGTTCTTGTCGAAGGCGCATTGTCGTCCGTGCGGGATCGAGTGGCGGCAATGGTGTCATCGACGCCAGACCATGGCGCATGTCGCCGCGCAGCCGTCCAATGCCATCACGCATCCACGGAGACTTTCACATGACGACCTCGACCGCGCCGGCTGGCGCACTGACCCTCGAACAGATGAACCGCCAACTGGCGGCCTTCCCCGGCTACCGCGTGGCGGCGCAAGCGCCCGCCGCCGCCCACCGCGACGCCGTGCTGCGCCTCTTCGGTGGCCCGCTCACGCCGCTGATGGCCGCCACCGATGCGCAGGGCCGCTTTGCCCAGGCCGCGCTCAACTGCCCGCCCACCGCCTGCACCGGCAAGCTCGAACTGGCCCCGGGCGCGCAGACCCAGGCCTGGCGCAATCCCGATGCCATCGAGTGCGTGTTCTGCGTCGAGGGCAGCGTGCAGCTGCGCTATGGGCGGCAGCTCGAACACAGCCTGACCCTGGGCCGTTTCGACATGGTGGCCGTGCCCGCCAACCTGCGCCACCAGATCGCCAACGCCGGCGCGGACACCGCGCGCACGGTGAACGTGCTCAGCGTCGCGCCCGGCGGCCATTTCGACGCCGTGTTCGACACCGCGCTGGCCGCGCAAGTGCCCGCCGACGCGGCCCTCGCGCTGGGCGTGCGCTTCGACGCAGAGGCCGGCGACGTGGCCGACCCCGCCGTGGTGCAAGGCCGGGTGACGCGCTTCGAAACCCTCGTGCCCTACAAGAAAGACCTCAACCGCACCAGCGGCCTGCCGCCCGAGGCCACCGAAGCCCTGTCCGCCGGCAACGTGTTTCCGCTGATCGTGCCCGAGGGGCACGTCGGCCGCTCGCGCACCGCGCCGATGTACGGCCACCAGGGGCTCTACATCTCCATCGCCGAATGCCGCGCCGGCACCGACGGCCCGCCACCGCACGCGCACTCCGACACGCAGGAGTCGTTCTACGTGCTCGACGGCACCTTCGACATGTGCACCGGCTTCCACAACGAAACCACCGTGAAGGTGCAGCCCAACGACCTGATCGCCATGCCCAACAAGGTCATGCGCACCTTCTGCAACACCACCGGCCGGCCCGCGCGCCTGCTGGTGATCATTCAGGGCCCCGACCGCATGAGCGACACCGTGTCGTTCTCGCGCGAGATCGGCCAGGACTTCGCCAAGCGCTTCGGCGAGGAAACCATCGAAGCCTATTCCAAGATCCGCATGACCTTCGATGCGGAAGAACGCGTCGGCATCTGACGCACCATTACAAGGAGACAACACCATGAACCGTCGACACCTGCTGGCCACCGCACTGCTGTGCGGCGGCGCCGCCGCGCTGCCCCACGCCGCCTTCGCACAGGACAAATACCCTTCGCGCCCGATCCGCCTGATCGTGCCGGCCGCCGCCGGTGGCAGCACCGACATGGGCGCGCGCATCGTCGCCAAGCTCATGGGCGAAGCGCTGGCGCAGCCGGTGGTGGTGGAGAACAAGGGCGGTGGTGGCGGGCGCATCGGCCCTGCCGAAGTGGCGCGCGCGCCGGCCGATGGCTACACGCTGCTCTACGGCAACAACATCGGCCAGGCCCTGCTGCCTGCGGTGGTGCAGGGCCTGGGCTACGACCCCTTGAAGAACTTCGCGCCGGTGGGCGGCGCGTTCTGGTATTCCACCGTGATCGTCTGCAACCCCAAGGCGCCGTTCGACGACCTCAAGGGTTTGATCGAGCACGCGAAGAAGAACCCCGGCAAGCTCAATGTGGCCACCGCCGGCCCGGGCAGCGGCAACCACTTCAGCAGCGAACTCCTGGGAAGCATGGCCGGGGTCAAGTTCTCGCATGTGCCGTACAAGGGCAACGCACCGGCCACGCAAGACGTGGTGGCGGGCTTTGCCGACTGCATCCACATCGGCGAAGCCAAGCCTTACCTCGACACCCACCGCCTCAAAGCCATTGCCACCACCGGCCTCAAGCGCGACCCGCGCTTCCCGCAGCTGCAGACGGTGGACGAACTCGGCCTCAAAGGCTTCGACGCGACGTGGTGGCAAGGCGTCTTCGCACCCGCCGGCACGCCCAGGAACGTGATGGACGCGCTCTCGGCCGCGATGCGCAAGGCGATCGAGAACCCGAGCGTGAAAGCGTCCATGTTCGACGCCGGCTTCGTGCCCGAATTCATGACGCCCACCGAAGTCAACGCGCGCATCAAGAGCGACATGAGCAAGTTCCAGAAGATCGCGGCCGACGCCAAGATCCACATCGACTGAGCCTGCATTTCCCTTTTCCCGTTTTCAGTTTCCATGAGCCACATGCATCCGGACGACATCCGCACGCTGTTCTCGCGCGCCATGTCGGACCTTTACCGCGCGGAAGTGCCGCAGTACGGCGCCTTGTGCGACCTGGTCGCGCAGGTCAACGAGGCCGAGCTGGTCCACAACCCCCAGTTGGCCCAGCGCCTGCGCCGTCAGGGCCAGCTCGACAGGCTCGACGTCGAGCGGCACGGTGCGATCCGCCTGGGCACGGCGCAGGAGCTGGCCACCATCCGGCGCCTGTTCGCGCTGATGGGCATGCGGCCCGTGGGCTATTACGACCTGAGCGCGGCCGGTGCGCCGGTGCATGCCACGGCGTTCCGTCCGGTCGGCGACGCGGCGCTGGACCACAACCCGTTTCGCGTGTTCACCTCGCTGCTGCGGCTCGATCTCGTTGCCGACGAAGCCCTGCGCCAGCGCGCCCAGGCGATCCTGTCGCGCCGGCGCATCTTCACGCCGCGCTGCCTGGCCTTGCTGGCACAGGCCGAGGGCGATGGCGGCTTGAGCGCGGCCGATGCGCGCGAATTCGTGGCCGAGCTGATCCACACCTTCCAGTGGCACCACGAAGCCACGGTGGACCTGGCCAGCTACCGCGGGCTGCGCGCCACGCATGCGTTGGTGGCGGACATCGTGTGCTTCAAGGGACCGCACATCAACCACCTGACCCCGCGCACGCTCAACATCGACGAGGTGCAGGCGCGCATGCCCGGCGCGGACCTCTTGGCCAAGGACAGCATCGAAGGCCCGCCACGCCGCGCCTTTCCGTTGCTGTTGCGCCAGACCAGTTTTCTCGCGCTCGAAGAACCCATCCGTTTCGTTGGCGAAAGCGGCCTGGACACGCACACCGCGCGCTTTGGCGAAGTGGAGCAACGCGGCTGCGCGCTCACCCGCAAGGGCCGGGCGCTGTACGACCAGCTGCTCGCGCAGGCCCAGGCCAAGGCCGGCGGCGCGCGTGTGCCGCGCGCGGTGCTCGAACAGGCCTTCGCCGCCTTCCCCGACGATGCGCAGGCGCTGTTCCAGCAGGAGCTCGCCTTCTTCCGCTTCCAGGTCGACGCAGCCCGTCTCGCGCAGGCCGCGCCACCCGAAGGCGCCGACGTGCAGCAACTGGTGGCCGGTGGCTGGCTCGGCCTGAGCCCGATCACCTACGAAGACTTTCTGCCGGTCAGCGCGGCCGGCATCTTCCGCTCCAACCTCGGCGAGGAGGTGCGCGGGGGCTACGGCAGCCAGGGCCACCAGGCGGCCTTCGAAGAAGCACTGGGCGCCCCCGTGGTGGATGGGTTCGCGTTGTACGAGGCCGCGCAAGCGTCTTCGCTGGCGGCCTGCGAGCGCATCTTGCGCGCCACCTGCGCCGTGGGCAGCGTGGGATGACGCGCCCGCACACCCAGCCCGACCCGGACCTCGCCGAGCGCCTCTCACGCCACCTGGGCAAGCGCGGTCTGGTGCTCGACCCGAGCGAGATGGCGCCTTACGAGGCCTCGGCGCGCCACGGCGGCGGCCGCGCGCGGCGTGCTGCGGCCGGCCACGCTGGCGCAACTGGCGGGCGTGGTGCGCGAGCTGGTCGACAGCGGCGCGCACTTCGTGACCCAGGGCGCCGCCACCGGCCTGGACTGGGCGCAACTGCTGCGCGGCAGCTTCGGCGCGTTGGGCATCGTCGCGCGCGCCACGGTGAAGCTGCACCCGATTCCGCGGCAGAGCGCCACCGCGCTGGTGGCGCTCGACTCGGTTGAGACTGCCGTCGACATGGTCTGTGCGCTGGAGCACAGCATGGGCGAATGTTCGCCGAAACACCGCCGTATGCCGTGCTGGTGGAAGTGTCCAGCGCCATCGCGCCTGGCCTGGGGCTGGACCTGCAGGCCATGCTGATGGCCTGGCTGAAGCAGCGCATGGAGCAGCACGGCGGCGTGCTCGATGCCATCGTCGACAAGCCCGAGCAGCTCTGGCGCATCCGGCATGCCGTGAGCGAGTCGGTGCAGTCGCTCGGGCGCCTCGTGGCGTTCGACGTGGCCGTGCCGCGTTCGGCCTTCGCGCCGTTGCGCGAAGAAGCCGTGCGCTTGATCGACGCGATGTTGCCCGGCGCGCGGCTGTGCGATTTCGGCCACCTGGGTGATGGCGGCGTGCACCTGAACCTGACGGTGCCCGACGAGACCCGCGCGCAGCAGGTGGAAGCACTGCGCGACGCGGTCTACGAAGCGGTGGTGCTGCGCTTTGGAGGCAGCTTCAGCGCCGAGCACGGTGTGGGGCCGTACAACCAGCGCTTCTACGACGCCTACACCGAGGCGCCCTTGCGCGGCGTGTGCGATGCCTTGCAGCGTGCGCTGGACCCGGGCCGGCAGTTGGGCCACGTGCGGCTGGGGCTGAGCGCCTGAACCTCCTGGCGTCTTCGGTGTGGTGACAGGCACGCCGTGGCGTCCTCGTCGAGCCTCGCGTGTCCCACGCACAGGAACCGTTCGATGGATGGCGTAACTCAGGGCATTTGCGGGGCATACCGCCCCCGGTTTCCTGGCGCTGCCATTGAAAGGATCCTTCCCATGCAAGCCAATACCCCGGCCACCTCAAACCTCCCGGAGCTGCGGGCGGCGCTCAACACCTTGCAAAGCAGGGGTGTCGACGAACATGGGGGGTTCTATAAAACCAAAGATGCCTCGTTGGCTTTCCAGCCAGAGAAGCGCTTGTCCCTGCCTTCGCCTCAAAAAACGGCGTCGAACAAGGCCGAGGTCGACTTGCACCAGAAGATACGCAGGACCGAAGCCGCCTTGAACCTGCGCGGTTCGATGGTGGCGGAAATGGCCCAGGAGAAACCCAATTACGACAAGGTGTTGAAGCTGGCGGGCCAGATGCTCGAACAAGGCGTAGACCCAGCCGATTTGAACTGGGGCAGGGCGGCCAAAGCCGACGACAAGAAGGACGGTGCACCGCGACCGGCGGACAAGGTCCTTGAAAACCTTCCCGGGCTCATGGCGAAGTTGTACGCGAGCAAAAAAGCGACGCTGACCCTGGTGGCGGTTTTCAACGCACTGGAGGACGGGCTCAAGAAAGGCAGCAAGACCGCCTCATCCTCCCAGTCGGCACAGGCGCCCACGGGCCAACCTCTCCCGCGAAGTGCGACCACCACCACCAGCACCACCACTACTACCACTACTACCACTACCACCACCTCCAACGCCGTGGCCCCGCTCACGCCCAGAACCGTCGACGCCAAGGGTTGGTCGAAAGCCGGCACTGAAATGTTCAAGAAGGAGGCCGAACTTCAGCGCCTGCTCAAGGAGAAAGCAGGACTGGAGAAGCTGAAGCATGCGGTCTGGAATGAAGGGGGTGCCCGTTTCATGAGCCGCAATCTGGAGAGAGAGATTGCGCCCAGGCTCCAAGCGATCGATGCCCTGTTGCCCTCGTTCGAAGACGTCGCGAAACGCCGCGCGGCGCGCGCAACGCCGGTCACGACGACCAGCACCACCGCGACCACGGCCCTCACCACCACCACGGCCACGACCACCGGCCCTTCGCTGACGACCGCTGGCCCCCAATCCGCCAACGCCGGTGGCGATGGGATCGAGTTGCTCGACATCGCTCTGGCACTCCTGGACCGCTTGATCGACAAGGAGGGGGTTGTGCCCCGCAATGAGTTCAGACAATGGGCGGCCATGAAGGACGAATTTGTTGCGCTCCGGGACGACGAGATTCGCCGTCGCACCACCGAAAAAACCACCGGCAGCGGCCCTGTGCCCGCAGGTCAGCCCAGCAAAATCGACAAGCTGGACGCCCTCATTGCGCAGCAACAGGCGCTTGTGAATAAGCATGCGACCATGGTGATGCGGTACGAAACGCAACAGACTGGCGAAATGCTCGGCGCCCCCGTCACGCTCAGAGAGCGCGATAGGCACGACGGTCTCATGGTCAAAGCGAGGGATGAAAGAGACCGGCTTCTGGCACTGAAGGCCCTCGAAGAAGAAGCGATCAACAGCGCTGCCAACGCTTCAAACACCACCACCACAACGGTGACCACGCCCCGCCACAGCTGAGCCAGGCGGGGCGATCGCGTCAGCGTTTGAGCGCCGTGGTCGCCCCGGATTCGGCGCAGGCCACGCTCTCACCCTGCGCCCGCCGCGCATAACGCTGCGCCATCACCGCACACACCATCAGCTGCATCTGGTGGAACACCATCAGCGGCAGCACGATGGCGCCGGCCACCGAAGTGCTGAACAACACGTTGGCCATGGGCACGCCGGCGATCAGGCTCTTGGTGGAGCCGGCGAAGACGATGGCGATCTCGTCTTCCTTGGAGAACCCCAGCGCACGGCTGCCCCACACCGTGACCGTGAGCACCAGCGCCAGGATCACGGCGCACACGGCCACCAGGCCGAGCAGCGCCACCGGTGGCAATTGCGTCCACAGGCCCGCCATCACCGCGTGGCTGAAAGCGGCGTACACCACCATCAGGATCGAGCCCTGGTCCACCACCTTCATGATGGACGCGCGGCGCTGCAGGAAGCCTGCGATCCACGGCCGCATCAAATGGCCGACGACGAAGGGCAGCAGCAATTGCAGGCTGATGCGCCCCATGGCGTCCACGGGGTCACCCAGCGCCGTGCCTTGCGTGAGCAGCAAGCCCAGCACCAGCGGCGTGAGCACCACGCCCAGCAAGGTAGAGGCCGAGGCGCTGCAGACCGAGGCAGGCATGTTGCCGCGCGCCATCGAGGTGAAGGCGATGGCCGACTGCACCGTGGCCGGCAGGGCGCACAGGTAGAGCACACCCATGTAGAGCTCGGGCGTGACCAACGGCCGCAGCACCGGCGAGAGCGCCCAGCCGATCAGGGGAAACAGCGCGAAGGTACAGAGCACCACCAGCAACTGCAGCCGCCAATGCGCAATGCCGGCCCAGATCGCTTGCCGCGAAAGCTTCGCGCCGTGCAGGAAGAACAGCAGACTCACGACCACCTTGGTGGCCACGCTCAGCACGTCGGCCGCCAGGCCCTGGGCCGGAAACAGGCTGGCCAGCACGACGGTGGTGACCAGGTAGAGCGTGAAGTTGTCGGGCAGCAGACGGGAGCGGGCCATGGCAAGGGTGCGCGCGGGCGCGAGAGCATAGAAAGAGGGGGATTGGAGCCCAAGCGCTGACCTTCGTAAAATGAATTTGTCGAATCTATTCATGCGTCATTGATATGAATGTCAGCTTGCGCCAATTGCGCGTGTTCCAGGCCGTGGCCGCGCAGGGCAGCTTCACCCGCGCGGGTGAGCAGATCGGCCTGTCTCAACCTGCCGTGAGCCGGTGCGTGACCGAGCTGGAGCAGCAGCTCGACCTCAAACTGCTGGACCGCACCACGCGCGAAGTGGTGTTGACCGAGGTGGGGCGCGGGCTGGCCGTGGGGCTGGAGCGCGTGCTGGAAGACCTGGACGCCGTGCTGCAGGACGTGCGTGGCCAAGCCACGCAGCGCCAGGGCCGGGTTCGCGTGGCCAGCAGCCCGACGCTCTCGGCCAACCTGTTGCCCGAGTGCATCGCGCGCTGCCGGCACGAACACCCGGGGCTGGAGCTGCTGCTGCTCGACCGCATCCAGCACGACGCGCTGGCCAGCGTGTTGTCGGGCGAGGTGGACTTCGGCGTGCTGATCGACCCGGAGCGCCGCGACGGCCTTCACGTGGAAGACATCTTGAGCGAGCCCTTCTGCCTGGTGTGCCCGCCCGCGCACCGGCTGGCGCGGCGGCGCCATGCGAAATGGGCGGACCTCGCGGGCGAGCCGCTGGTGCTGCTGGACCATGCCTCGGGCAGCCGGCGGCTGATCGACAACGCCTTGCAGCAGCACGGCGTGCAGGCTGTGCTGGCACAGGAAGTGGGACACGTCACCACGATCTTTCGCATGCTCGAGGCCGGGCTGGGCATTTCGGTGGTGCCGCTGCTGGCCTTGCCGCCCAGAGGCCTGCAGTCACTGGCGATGTGCCCGCTGCTCCCGCGCGTGGACCGCAGCATCGCCCTGGTGCGGCGCGCGAACCGCACGCTGTCGCCGGTGGCGGAAGTGGCTTGGCGGTTGGTGCGCTCTGTGGCCGGGGCGCGAGGTGGCGCGCGGTGAAACGGGGCATGGCTCCCTTCCCTCTGGCAAAGTGTTCAAGTCATTGCCGAGGGTCTCTGCCATTCGAATCTTGAAGCTCTTGGGGTGAAGTCGCGCCGCTCACGAAAAAGGGGGGGGCGGGCCTGAGAACCCGCCATCCTGCGGCGCGCGGTTTGCTATGGCACGCTGCTGTTCAAGCGCGCGTTCGCCGACCGGTCGCAGCCCAGGATGCGGCACGAAGGTGTGCGGGTCTAAGGCTTTGGCGCGCAGCGGACACCCCAAGCGTTCGTGGCGGCGTGCAGCAGCTTCATCTACATGGAGTCGATCCCGGCGGGGTGATGCGTCGCGCTCCTTTCCCAGGCGCTGGGGACACAGGAACGAGAGGCGCGGCGGCGTTACTCAGAGGCGATACGGGGCACCCGTATTCCGTCCACCGCGCAGTTGACCCGCGCCGTTGGACGGGATGCGCCGACGTCGGGATCCCCGCTTTCTTACCCAGGCGATTCGGCATTCGCCGCCCAGCAAGGAGTTCCACATGAAGCCAGGCACCAATACCCCCGCTCTTCCCCAGCTCAGTCCCCGGTCCGCGGCGATCCAGAAGGACATCAACGATCTCAAGGCGTTGGCCGTCAACGAACGGGGCATTTTCAGCGGAAAGATCAACGTTGCGGCAAATGAGTACTTCAATCTGTCCTATTCGGGGCCGAACCTGTACGCAATGCCCTCTTCCGCCAAGCGTTATTCCAACCAGGGCGAGCGCGACCTGGAGGTGCTGCGGCACCTGACGGAGCAGGCCCTGGACTTTCGGGATGCGGCGGTCGCCGAACTGGCCAATGAGGCGCCCAACTTCGAGCGGGTGAAGGGTTTTGCCGAGGCGCTGCTCGAACTGGAGCAGCGGGGGGTGAGCCTGGACGAACTGAAATTCACCATGGGCGACGGCAAGATCAGGAAGAACGAGTACCGCTATGACGGCAACGACATCAAAAAACTGCAAGCGCACCTGGCAAGGTGGGCCCATGCCCATGTCACCGAACTGATCGATGGCAAGACAAAGACCTCTATCTCACCCGAGTTGTTCGGTGTCTTGAACCGGTTCCAAGTCGGGCTGGCACCAACCGATAACAAGAGGGACAGTTCGACAACCATCGATGAATTCATTCTGGGACTGCTACCCACGAAGGCGGAGGTCGAAGCGGGTGTTGCTCCGCTGATTGTGAAGCAGCAGCGCGAGGTGTTTCTGGGCGATTCCGCACCTCCGCTAACACCCCGGGGGCGCGGGAAAGCGGATGCGGCCACCACTGGCGCAACGGTGAGAACCCCAGGCGAGAAACCTGAGCCCGCACCAGACAGCACAGTGGCCAAGCCGGCGCGCGGCGAACCACCGAAGCCCGATGGCGCTGGATGGAAACGTGGCTCGGTGAGGTTGGACCAATCTCACGGTCAAGCCGTCCTCTCCGACACCACCGCCGTCAAGCCGGCGCGCGGAGCACCACCGAAGCCCAATGCCTCTGGATGGACACTTGGTTCGGTGAAGCACGACCAACCTCACGGTCAAGCCATCCTTCCCACCACCAATGCCCACCTGTACAACGCCGGCGCCGCCGCCCCTGCCAAGGGCAGTGACGCGGTCAGCCAACAGATGCAGAACGCGATGAACCAGTCTGGAACTCCCAAGAAGCCAAACAACACGTGATGGCCATCAGGGCGGCCGCCACCTTGGTGGCGCGCGGTCGATGAACGCCATCGGCACGCGGCTTTGACAAGAGCCGGCCCGAGCGGCTACCTCCTCCACGGCCGACGCCAACGCAACGACAACCACCAGGACCGCCACGACCGTGACCACAGGGACGGTCGGGACCACGTTGCCTGCTCGGCTTCATGCTGGATGCCGACATTCACGCCGCCATCGCTGGCACGGCTACCACTTCGGCTGCGCGACGATCTTCTTCCAGATGCCGTTGGCCACGCACACCGTGCGCTCGCCCACCATGAACACGCCGCTCATGAACACCAGCTGCTTGGTGGCGCGCGTCATGGTGGGCATGACGTGAACCGTTTCGCCCAGCTTCACGCCATCCACGAATTGCAGCGTGAGCGTGACGGTGGTGGTGGCGAGCGTCTGCGTCTGGTGGCGCGCGGTGAAACCGAGCGCACGGTCGACGAAGGTCATCAGCGCGCCGCCTTGCAGCATGCCGTTGCGGTTCTCGTGCTTGTCGAGCACGGGGAAACACAGGCCGGGCTGGCCGTCCTGGAGGCGGTGGAAGAAGGGGCCGGCGGTTTCGATGAAGCCGGCGTCGGGAAACAGGTTCCAACCGTCGGCGAGCAGTTGGTCTCGCACGGTGTCTTCGGCGTTCATGGGCGGCTCATCCTGCAAAAGCGGGTTCGGGTCGGCCGCGCACGCCCACGTCGAGCTGCAACAACGAGCCGGCCAAGGGCTGCTGCGCGAGCTGCTCCTCGGTGAGGTGAAAGCGCATCGAGGTGACGTACAGCGTGGCCAGATCGGGGCCGCCGAACATCACGCTGGTGGGCCGTTGCACGGGCAGGCGGATCTCGCGGTCGGGCTGGCCGTCGGGCGTGTAGCGGCGGATGTGCCAGTCGCCGACCTCGGCCACCCACAGGCCGCCTTCGCGATCGACGGTGCAGCCATCGGGGATGTCCTTGGCCTGGTGCGCCACGTAGTCGCGCCACACGCGGCGGTTGGCGAGGGTGCCGCTGGCCAGGTCGAAGTCGTGCGCATCGATGCGACCGGGGCGCGAATCCACGTGCAGCACCGTGCGCCCGTCGGCGCTGAAGGCGATGCCGTTGGATACCACGTAGCCGCTGCCCTGCAGGTGCATCGAAAAGTCCGGGTCCATGCGAAAGAGGTGGCCTTGTGGTCCGCTCACGTGCAGGTCGCGCGTGCCGATCCACAGGCGGCCCAGGGCGTCGCACTTGGCGTCGTTGAAGACTTCCTTCGTGAAGTCCACCAAGGGCACGTCGAGGGATTGCAGCGCCGGTTCGTCGAAGCGCAGCGTGGCCATGCCTTTTTTCGTGATCAGCAGCAGGCCGCCCTGCGCGCGCGGGATCACGGCGCTGGGCGCGAAGGGCAGTTCGCGCACATCGACCTGGCCCGTCTCGGGGCGCAGGCGCAGGAGGCGTTTGCCGACGATGTCGATCCAGTACAGCACGCCTTCGGCCACCGACCACATGGGGCCTTCGCCCAGCACGGTTTGCGGCGCGTTCACCGCTTCGATGTTCACCACGGCGGTCATGGCTGTGGTGCCTCCACGGGTTGGAACTTGACCAGGGTGACGGTGTCGTTCACGTCCTCGAACACCGCCTGCACGGCCATGCCGATCGGTATTTCGTCGAGCGTGCCGTGGGCCGTGCCGACGATGTTGGTCATGATGCGTGGCCCTTCCTCCAGCTCGACCATGGCCACGTTGTAGGGGCCGTCGAAGCCGGGGAAGTAGTGCTTGTGGAAGCGGCAGTTGGCCCAAATGCGGCCGCGCCCGCTGAGCGTTTCCCAATGCACGCCTTCGCCACCGCATTGGCTGCACCAGGGTTCGAAGTAGGTGTGGAAGGTGCCGCAGTGGTCGCAGCGTGGCAACTGCAAGCGGCGCTCGCGCGTGGCTTGCCAGAACGGGCGGCTCTGTTCGGTGATCGGTGGCAGCGGCTTCTTGTACTCAAGGGTGTTCATGCAGCCTCCGTGCCGTAGATGATGGACGTGCACAGCGGCCCGCCTTGCAGGTACTGCACGGTCTCGGCGCCGGGCACCTGCCGCGCGCCCAGGCCGCCACGCAGT
The sequence above is a segment of the Hydrogenophaga sp. BPS33 genome. Coding sequences within it:
- a CDS encoding LysR family transcriptional regulator; this encodes MTGLLHRLTFQQLLYLQALVEERHVTRAAERMNIGQPAMSAALARMREVFRDVLLVKTSTGMEPTPRAIELVSRIREMTDLLEGRGFADGQFNPEESPTHWRIMSSDGISRVVLPELMAVAQREAPKMRFTVHPGDPRRLSEYLRDGDFDMALAFVRTPPSELRQMTLYPQRMVCIARQDHPEIQGELSLQQFTDADHARWGAPPVAHATMEVAVDEALEAMGAARRVALLVSSLTLLPGVVARSNLLAVVPEHLAQKSQETMPLQALPLPFRVPAVHVSMTWHERMHHDPGHKWLRDTLKGIGQALSARPV
- a CDS encoding cupin domain-containing protein, whose protein sequence is MTTSTAPAGALTLEQMNRQLAAFPGYRVAAQAPAAAHRDAVLRLFGGPLTPLMAATDAQGRFAQAALNCPPTACTGKLELAPGAQTQAWRNPDAIECVFCVEGSVQLRYGRQLEHSLTLGRFDMVAVPANLRHQIANAGADTARTVNVLSVAPGGHFDAVFDTALAAQVPADAALALGVRFDAEAGDVADPAVVQGRVTRFETLVPYKKDLNRTSGLPPEATEALSAGNVFPLIVPEGHVGRSRTAPMYGHQGLYISIAECRAGTDGPPPHAHSDTQESFYVLDGTFDMCTGFHNETTVKVQPNDLIAMPNKVMRTFCNTTGRPARLLVIIQGPDRMSDTVSFSREIGQDFAKRFGEETIEAYSKIRMTFDAEERVGI
- a CDS encoding Bug family tripartite tricarboxylate transporter substrate binding protein, giving the protein MNRRHLLATALLCGGAAALPHAAFAQDKYPSRPIRLIVPAAAGGSTDMGARIVAKLMGEALAQPVVVENKGGGGGRIGPAEVARAPADGYTLLYGNNIGQALLPAVVQGLGYDPLKNFAPVGGAFWYSTVIVCNPKAPFDDLKGLIEHAKKNPGKLNVATAGPGSGNHFSSELLGSMAGVKFSHVPYKGNAPATQDVVAGFADCIHIGEAKPYLDTHRLKAIATTGLKRDPRFPQLQTVDELGLKGFDATWWQGVFAPAGTPRNVMDALSAAMRKAIENPSVKASMFDAGFVPEFMTPTEVNARIKSDMSKFQKIAADAKIHID
- the hglS gene encoding 2-oxoadipate dioxygenase/decarboxylase HglS, translated to MSHMHPDDIRTLFSRAMSDLYRAEVPQYGALCDLVAQVNEAELVHNPQLAQRLRRQGQLDRLDVERHGAIRLGTAQELATIRRLFALMGMRPVGYYDLSAAGAPVHATAFRPVGDAALDHNPFRVFTSLLRLDLVADEALRQRAQAILSRRRIFTPRCLALLAQAEGDGGLSAADAREFVAELIHTFQWHHEATVDLASYRGLRATHALVADIVCFKGPHINHLTPRTLNIDEVQARMPGADLLAKDSIEGPPRRAFPLLLRQTSFLALEEPIRFVGESGLDTHTARFGEVEQRGCALTRKGRALYDQLLAQAQAKAGGARVPRAVLEQAFAAFPDDAQALFQQELAFFRFQVDAARLAQAAPPEGADVQQLVAGGWLGLSPITYEDFLPVSAAGIFRSNLGEEVRGGYGSQGHQAAFEEALGAPVVDGFALYEAAQASSLAACERILRATCAVGSVG
- a CDS encoding FAD-binding oxidoreductase, which encodes MLRPATLAQLAGVVRELVDSGAHFVTQGAATGLDWAQLLRGSFGALGIVARATVKLHPIPRQSATALVALDSVETAVDMVCALEHSMGECSPKHRRMPCWWKCPAPSRLAWGWTCRPC
- a CDS encoding FAD-linked oxidase C-terminal domain-containing protein, translating into MFAETPPYAVLVEVSSAIAPGLGLDLQAMLMAWLKQRMEQHGGVLDAIVDKPEQLWRIRHAVSESVQSLGRLVAFDVAVPRSAFAPLREEAVRLIDAMLPGARLCDFGHLGDGGVHLNLTVPDETRAQQVEALRDAVYEAVVLRFGGSFSAEHGVGPYNQRFYDAYTEAPLRGVCDALQRALDPGRQLGHVRLGLSA
- a CDS encoding bile acid:sodium symporter family protein, with the protein product MARSRLLPDNFTLYLVTTVVLASLFPAQGLAADVLSVATKVVVSLLFFLHGAKLSRQAIWAGIAHWRLQLLVVLCTFALFPLIGWALSPVLRPLVTPELYMGVLYLCALPATVQSAIAFTSMARGNMPASVCSASASTLLGVVLTPLVLGLLLTQGTALGDPVDAMGRISLQLLLPFVVGHLMRPWIAGFLQRRASIMKVVDQGSILMVVYAAFSHAVMAGLWTQLPPVALLGLVAVCAVILALVLTVTVWGSRALGFSKEDEIAIVFAGSTKSLIAGVPMANVLFSTSVAGAIVLPLMVFHQMQLMVCAVMAQRYARRAQGESVACAESGATTALKR